A window of Microbacterium luteolum contains these coding sequences:
- a CDS encoding MMPL family transporter, which translates to MSTLLSSLGRWSYRHPWRVLVSWLLALGIAGAGALVLGAGTDNSFSIPGTESQAGLEQLSRSFPQVSGTSAQIIVVAADGDKVTDDDYRDEIEQSIGELEDLDGVLAANSPYDEMVSGMINDDETAAIVRLQFDGESTDVSDETKDALRSVSDDLGAELPDGAQTALGGDLFATSIPGLTLTEAVGLLIALLVLIVTFRSFVVAGLPLLTAVLGVGISMAGIFAATAFATVSSTTPLLALMLGLAVGIDYALFIMARHQDQVREGVDPEESAARAVGTAGSAVVFAGVTVLIALIGLGFAGIPFLTTMGIAASVAVAIAVAIAVTLTPALLGFMKGKVVGRPRREPKPKKGQKVAAPRRRFSDRWVGGVTKHPILVSAAVVIGLGVVAVPALSLNLALPNAGVLPASSEARQSYDLVGEEFGPGFNGPLILTGTIVTSTDPLTLMEDLGDAVADIPGVKEVALATPNETADTGIVQIIPETAPDDPATADLVRELRSHHDEWLDEFGIDLKVTGFTAVGIDISDQLGNALLPFGIFVIGLSLILLTIVFRSLWVPITAALGYLLSIVAAFGVVGAVFEWGWFADALHVAKVGPIISFMPIILMGVLFGLAMDYQVFLVSRMREDFVHDPASKSPDRATRRAAALRAVRSGFTGSAKVVTAAGLIMFAVFVAFVPEGDSSLKPIALGLAAGIAIDAFLVRMTLIPALMAILGERAWEIPSWLEKILPRVDIEGEAVERERHLAEWPGDGSVVAADDLVISADAPVVEGLSVRILEGGAVIATGSDARTRRALALTIAGRIAPSDGRLRVAGHLLPGRAAWVRSHVGCVLVDDADAALADLAEALRGTSAVVVIDGLDRLSGGQRDQAEAMLRDAAASRPLAVFATAADAASARTTLAEAGWPAAETLDTRAPRRIAAESTEVTA; encoded by the coding sequence GTGTCCACTCTCCTGTCCTCGCTCGGCCGCTGGTCCTACCGGCACCCGTGGCGGGTCCTCGTCTCCTGGCTCCTCGCGCTCGGCATCGCCGGGGCGGGCGCCCTCGTCCTCGGCGCAGGGACGGACAACTCGTTCTCGATCCCCGGCACCGAGTCGCAGGCGGGACTCGAGCAGCTCTCGCGCTCGTTCCCCCAGGTGAGCGGCACCAGCGCGCAGATCATCGTCGTCGCCGCCGACGGCGACAAGGTCACTGACGACGACTATCGCGACGAGATCGAGCAGTCGATCGGCGAACTGGAGGACCTCGACGGGGTGCTCGCCGCGAACTCGCCGTATGACGAGATGGTCAGCGGCATGATCAACGACGACGAGACGGCGGCGATCGTACGGCTGCAGTTCGACGGCGAGTCGACCGACGTCTCCGATGAGACGAAGGATGCGCTGCGTTCCGTGTCCGACGATCTCGGCGCCGAGCTCCCCGACGGTGCACAGACCGCGCTCGGCGGCGACCTCTTCGCCACATCGATCCCCGGCCTGACGCTCACCGAGGCGGTCGGACTGCTGATCGCCCTGCTCGTGCTGATCGTGACGTTCCGCTCCTTCGTCGTCGCCGGCCTCCCCCTCCTCACCGCGGTCCTCGGCGTCGGCATCTCGATGGCCGGCATCTTCGCGGCGACCGCGTTCGCCACCGTCTCCTCCACCACCCCTCTCCTCGCGCTCATGCTCGGCCTGGCGGTCGGCATCGACTATGCGCTGTTCATCATGGCCCGGCATCAGGACCAGGTGCGGGAAGGAGTCGACCCCGAGGAATCCGCGGCCCGAGCCGTCGGCACGGCCGGATCCGCCGTCGTGTTCGCGGGCGTCACTGTGCTCATCGCCCTGATCGGCCTCGGCTTCGCCGGCATCCCGTTCCTCACCACGATGGGCATCGCGGCATCCGTCGCCGTCGCCATCGCGGTCGCGATCGCTGTGACCCTCACGCCCGCGCTGCTCGGCTTCATGAAGGGCAAGGTCGTCGGCCGCCCGCGTCGCGAACCCAAGCCCAAGAAGGGCCAGAAGGTCGCCGCACCGCGTCGCAGGTTCAGCGACCGCTGGGTCGGCGGCGTCACCAAGCATCCGATCCTGGTCTCCGCCGCCGTGGTGATCGGCCTCGGGGTCGTCGCGGTTCCCGCGCTGAGCCTGAACCTCGCGCTGCCCAACGCCGGCGTGCTTCCCGCGAGTTCGGAAGCGCGCCAGAGCTACGATCTCGTCGGCGAGGAGTTCGGGCCCGGATTCAACGGCCCCCTGATCCTCACCGGGACCATCGTCACCTCCACCGATCCGCTCACGCTCATGGAGGATCTCGGAGACGCCGTCGCCGACATCCCCGGCGTGAAGGAGGTCGCCCTCGCGACTCCCAATGAGACCGCCGACACGGGCATCGTGCAGATCATCCCCGAGACCGCACCCGACGACCCCGCGACCGCGGATCTCGTCCGCGAGCTCCGGTCGCACCACGACGAGTGGCTCGACGAGTTCGGCATCGATCTGAAGGTCACCGGCTTCACGGCCGTCGGCATCGACATCTCCGATCAGCTCGGCAACGCGCTCCTGCCGTTCGGCATCTTCGTGATCGGGCTCTCGCTGATCCTGCTCACGATCGTGTTCCGCTCGCTCTGGGTGCCGATCACGGCCGCACTCGGCTACCTCCTCTCGATCGTCGCCGCATTCGGCGTCGTCGGCGCGGTCTTCGAGTGGGGCTGGTTCGCCGACGCCCTGCACGTCGCCAAGGTCGGCCCCATCATCAGCTTCATGCCGATCATCCTGATGGGCGTGCTGTTCGGCCTGGCGATGGACTACCAGGTGTTCCTCGTCTCCCGCATGCGCGAGGATTTCGTCCACGATCCCGCCTCAAAAAGCCCCGACCGCGCGACCCGTCGAGCCGCCGCACTCCGCGCGGTGCGCAGCGGATTCACCGGGTCGGCGAAGGTCGTCACGGCCGCAGGGCTCATCATGTTCGCGGTCTTCGTGGCGTTCGTCCCCGAGGGCGACTCCTCGCTCAAGCCCATCGCCCTCGGTCTCGCCGCCGGCATCGCGATCGACGCCTTCCTCGTGCGCATGACCCTGATCCCCGCGCTGATGGCCATCCTCGGCGAGCGCGCCTGGGAGATCCCGTCGTGGCTGGAGAAGATCCTCCCCCGCGTCGACATCGAGGGTGAAGCCGTCGAGCGGGAGCGCCACCTGGCCGAGTGGCCCGGCGACGGCTCCGTCGTGGCAGCGGACGACCTGGTGATCAGCGCGGACGCGCCGGTCGTCGAAGGCCTGTCCGTGCGCATCCTCGAGGGCGGCGCCGTGATCGCGACCGGAAGCGACGCGCGCACCCGCCGCGCACTGGCGCTCACGATCGCCGGCCGCATCGCTCCGAGCGACGGGCGACTCCGGGTCGCCGGCCACCTCCTCCCCGGCCGCGCGGCCTGGGTGCGCTCGCACGTCGGATGCGTGCTCGTCGACGATGCGGATGCCGCGCTCGCCGATCTCGCCGAAGCCCTGCGGGGCACCTCCGCGGTCGTCGTGATCGACGGACTCGACCGTCTGAGCGGCGGTCAGCGCGACCAGGCGGAGGCGATGCTGCGGGATGCCGCGGCCTCCCGCCCGCTCGCCGTCTTCGCCACCGCAGCCGATGCCGCATCGGCTCGCACCACTCTCGCCGAGGCCGGATGGCCCGCCGCCGAGACTCTCGACACGCGCGCTCCGCGCCGAATCGCCGCAGAATCCACCGAGGTGACCGCATGA
- a CDS encoding YhgE/Pip family protein, giving the protein MTLPIERARSRKPVTWLTILGVLLLPAAVGGILVAALQNPTERLDSMTAAIVNLDEPVTIDDQVTPLGRQLASGLVEGSDELDSNLTWVISNEDDAKEGLADGTYQAVITIPEEFSAAATSAGQAVAAGGGDAEKATITVTTPDDGLVADDLITGQIANVAASTMGTMLTEATTDNILVGFTTIGDQIGEAADGAVELATGARSAADGAAAIPDGATQLASGADQLATGASSLASGLDTIAGKTREAAAGAGQIGAGLTSGAAALEQNGIIPADLTAGAGNVATGIRALATACDPLVSTQKYCDTLDELAGGAEGTSAGISAVAAQAPATLAAQLREAGAGASQLAGGLNQLAGEGIDQSAAGARSLSSGATQLSGGATELATGTTELATGLDTLATGTGDLAGGLRTAADSLPSFSDEESTSLASVIADPVSTNSSMNTIFGPTAIPLLAAVVLWFGGFASFLVMRAHTARTLTSRRPSAALTLRAFAPAALIGAAQGLLVSLVVQIIAGYDAAAWWAFAGTAVLAGIVFAAVNQALVALFGGTGRWIAALVGVLAVATGLISTVPDWLAGLGAALPTAPAFAGLIAGNGSAIAALVVWGVLSLVATTLAVTLRRTTSAKAVLATA; this is encoded by the coding sequence ATGACACTCCCCATCGAGCGCGCCCGCTCCCGCAAGCCGGTCACCTGGTTGACCATCCTCGGCGTCCTGCTGCTGCCGGCGGCCGTCGGCGGCATCCTCGTCGCGGCGCTGCAGAATCCGACCGAGCGCCTCGACTCCATGACGGCCGCGATCGTGAACCTCGATGAGCCGGTCACGATCGACGACCAGGTCACCCCTCTCGGGCGCCAGCTGGCCTCGGGACTCGTCGAGGGCTCGGACGAGCTGGACTCCAACCTCACCTGGGTGATCTCGAACGAGGACGACGCGAAGGAAGGGCTGGCCGACGGCACCTACCAGGCCGTCATCACCATCCCCGAGGAGTTCTCGGCCGCGGCGACCTCGGCCGGCCAGGCGGTCGCCGCCGGCGGGGGCGACGCGGAGAAGGCCACCATCACCGTGACCACCCCCGACGACGGACTCGTCGCCGACGACCTCATCACGGGTCAGATCGCGAACGTCGCCGCGTCGACCATGGGCACGATGCTCACCGAGGCGACGACGGACAACATCCTCGTCGGCTTCACCACGATCGGCGACCAGATCGGCGAGGCGGCAGACGGCGCCGTCGAGCTCGCCACGGGTGCCCGGTCTGCCGCAGACGGCGCGGCCGCCATCCCCGACGGCGCCACGCAGCTCGCCTCCGGCGCGGACCAGCTCGCCACCGGCGCGTCGTCGTTGGCCTCCGGACTCGACACCATCGCGGGCAAGACGCGCGAAGCCGCCGCCGGCGCCGGGCAGATCGGCGCCGGGCTGACGAGCGGCGCTGCCGCCCTGGAGCAGAACGGCATCATCCCCGCCGACCTGACGGCCGGTGCGGGGAACGTCGCCACCGGAATCCGAGCGCTCGCGACGGCCTGCGACCCGCTCGTCTCGACGCAGAAGTACTGCGACACGCTCGACGAGCTCGCCGGCGGCGCCGAGGGCACGTCGGCCGGGATCAGCGCCGTGGCCGCGCAGGCTCCGGCCACCCTGGCCGCGCAGCTGCGCGAGGCCGGCGCCGGTGCCTCACAGCTCGCGGGCGGGTTGAACCAGCTCGCCGGCGAGGGCATCGACCAGTCCGCGGCCGGCGCGCGCTCGCTGTCCTCCGGTGCGACGCAGCTCTCGGGCGGCGCGACCGAGCTCGCCACCGGCACGACCGAACTCGCCACCGGCCTCGACACCCTCGCGACGGGCACAGGCGACCTCGCCGGCGGTCTGCGCACGGCAGCCGATTCCCTCCCCTCGTTCAGCGATGAGGAATCGACGTCGCTCGCCTCGGTGATCGCCGACCCGGTGTCGACGAACTCCTCGATGAACACGATCTTCGGCCCGACCGCGATCCCGCTGCTCGCTGCCGTGGTGCTGTGGTTCGGCGGCTTCGCGTCCTTCCTCGTGATGCGCGCGCACACCGCCCGCACCCTGACCTCACGGCGTCCGTCCGCCGCCCTGACGCTGCGCGCGTTCGCCCCGGCAGCGCTGATCGGCGCGGCACAGGGACTGCTGGTCTCGCTGGTCGTGCAGATCATCGCCGGCTACGACGCCGCCGCCTGGTGGGCCTTCGCCGGCACGGCGGTGCTCGCCGGCATCGTGTTCGCCGCCGTGAACCAGGCGCTCGTCGCCCTGTTCGGCGGGACCGGGCGCTGGATCGCTGCCCTCGTCGGCGTCCTCGCGGTCGCGACGGGACTCATCTCCACCGTGCCCGACTGGCTCGCCGGTCTCGGCGCCGCACTGCCGACCGCTCCGGCGTTCGCGGGCCTGATCGCAGGGAACGGATCCGCCATCGCGGCGCTGGTCGTCTGGGGTGTGCTGTCGCTCGTCGCGACCACGCTCGCGGTGACCCTGCGCCGCACGACCTCGGCGAAGGCGGTCCTCGCCACCGCCTAG
- a CDS encoding 2'-5' RNA ligase family protein — protein MRRPFMDTPDQLASLEGQQYLVLRPTIGVASLFREVQDAALARFGGDIRHPRTEHATLRAFAEPDRRAELAALIRRWAADQHPIEVTAEAVDAFPAPWQVLIVRLARTASLVSAYASLSAALEHTDFQRLDELSVDDWTFHLSVVYGRSLEPAVWEDFREASVSELGRKPTETIVEAELVWYQDGTEHAELIPLGR, from the coding sequence ATGCGCCGACCGTTCATGGACACACCCGATCAGCTCGCCTCGCTGGAGGGGCAGCAGTATCTCGTGCTGCGTCCGACGATCGGCGTCGCCTCGCTCTTCCGAGAGGTGCAGGATGCCGCGCTCGCGCGCTTCGGCGGAGACATCCGGCATCCGCGTACCGAGCACGCCACTCTGCGGGCGTTCGCCGAACCCGATCGCCGGGCGGAACTGGCGGCTCTGATCCGCCGGTGGGCGGCGGACCAGCATCCGATCGAGGTGACGGCCGAGGCCGTCGATGCCTTCCCCGCACCCTGGCAGGTCCTGATCGTGCGCCTCGCCCGCACCGCTTCGCTCGTCTCGGCCTATGCGAGCCTGAGCGCGGCTCTGGAGCACACGGACTTCCAGCGACTCGACGAGCTCAGCGTCGACGACTGGACGTTCCACCTCTCCGTCGTCTACGGCCGGTCACTCGAGCCCGCGGTGTGGGAGGACTTCCGTGAGGCGTCGGTGAGCGAGCTCGGACGCAAGCCCACCGAGACGATCGTCGAGGCGGAACTGGTCTGGTACCAGGACGGCACCGAGCACGCGGAGCTCATCCCCCTCGGCCGCTGA
- the ccsB gene encoding c-type cytochrome biogenesis protein CcsB, with protein sequence MLELNEISPILLWTAIAIYAAAFVAFAFDLARRSEVSADAQTVRESVLVGAGRGAAVAASGAASGADAKPQRFVMARIGTSLTVLAFAFHLGATLTRGIAAGRVPWANLYEFAMIGTLLIVAVFLVVLTRIDLRFLGTFITGLVVVLLGLAATNFYVEISPLMDPLKSVWLVIHVFVASLATAFFALAFALSVIQLMQSRRERLVSEGAEKTGPGFLRTFPSAERLESMAYRFTIIGFILWTFTLIAGSIWAYYAWSRFWGFDVKETWTFVIWVIYAGYIHARATRGWRGNPSAWLAIVGFSAVIFNFTIVNVFFKGLHAYSGLS encoded by the coding sequence ATGCTCGAGCTCAACGAGATCTCGCCGATCCTGCTCTGGACGGCGATCGCGATCTACGCGGCCGCCTTCGTGGCGTTCGCCTTCGATCTCGCGCGCCGGTCCGAGGTCTCGGCGGATGCGCAGACCGTCCGCGAGTCCGTACTCGTCGGCGCCGGCAGGGGAGCGGCCGTCGCGGCATCCGGTGCGGCATCCGGGGCAGACGCCAAGCCGCAGCGGTTCGTGATGGCGCGGATCGGCACCTCGCTCACCGTGCTCGCCTTCGCCTTCCATCTCGGGGCGACCCTGACCCGCGGCATCGCGGCCGGACGCGTGCCGTGGGCGAACCTCTACGAGTTCGCGATGATCGGCACGCTGCTGATCGTCGCGGTCTTCCTCGTGGTGCTGACGCGCATCGATCTGCGCTTCCTCGGCACGTTCATCACGGGTCTGGTCGTGGTGCTGCTCGGGCTCGCGGCGACGAATTTCTACGTCGAGATCTCGCCACTCATGGACCCGCTGAAGAGCGTCTGGCTCGTCATCCACGTGTTCGTGGCGTCGCTCGCGACCGCGTTCTTCGCCCTCGCATTCGCCCTCTCGGTCATCCAGCTCATGCAGTCGCGACGGGAGCGCCTCGTCTCGGAGGGCGCCGAGAAGACCGGCCCCGGCTTCCTCCGCACGTTCCCTTCCGCCGAGCGGCTCGAGAGCATGGCCTACCGCTTCACGATCATCGGGTTCATCCTCTGGACCTTCACCCTGATCGCGGGGTCGATCTGGGCGTACTACGCGTGGAGCCGCTTCTGGGGCTTCGACGTGAAGGAGACCTGGACCTTCGTGATCTGGGTCATCTACGCCGGATACATCCACGCGCGTGCGACCCGCGGGTGGCGCGGCAACCCCTCGGCATGGCTCGCCATCGTCGGATTCTCGGCCGTGATCTTCAACTTCACGATCGTCAACGTGTTCTTCAAGGGGCTGCACGCGTACTCGGGCCTGAGCTGA